A single genomic interval of Nonomuraea rubra harbors:
- a CDS encoding MBL fold metallo-hydrolase, whose translation MGHQRIRPDSAALQEIVSGVHAWVQPDGTWWVNNAGAVTGDDGTIVVDTCATEERTRRFLRALAAATGDSPVRAAVNTHQHGDHTHGNCLLPEEAVIVGHESVRESVLADFVIDGCPPFWSPVPDWGGVTRRPPSLVFSSELTFYSGGRRIDLLHPGHPAHTAGDVVAWLPEERVLFTGDLLFHGVTPLVLMGSVDGALRSLEWLAGFGADHVVPGHGPLADAAALPGILADHERYYRFVAGTAVAGLRRGLSPLDVARRADLRDFGGWPDAERLVLNLHRAYADATRTDVDLVAAFGDAMAWNRGPFPTAV comes from the coding sequence ATGGGACATCAGCGGATCAGGCCGGATTCGGCCGCGCTGCAGGAGATCGTGTCCGGGGTGCACGCGTGGGTGCAGCCCGACGGCACCTGGTGGGTCAACAACGCCGGCGCGGTGACGGGCGACGACGGCACGATCGTCGTCGACACCTGCGCCACCGAGGAACGTACCCGGAGATTCCTCCGCGCGCTGGCCGCGGCCACCGGCGACTCCCCGGTCAGGGCCGCGGTGAACACGCACCAGCACGGCGACCACACCCACGGCAACTGCCTGCTGCCGGAGGAGGCCGTGATCGTGGGGCACGAGAGTGTTCGCGAGAGCGTGCTGGCCGACTTCGTCATCGACGGGTGCCCGCCGTTCTGGTCGCCGGTGCCCGACTGGGGCGGGGTGACGCGGCGGCCACCGTCGCTCGTGTTCAGCTCCGAGCTGACCTTCTACAGCGGCGGGCGGCGGATCGATCTGCTGCATCCCGGACATCCCGCGCATACCGCCGGTGACGTGGTGGCCTGGCTGCCGGAGGAACGCGTGCTGTTCACCGGCGACCTGCTTTTCCACGGGGTGACGCCGCTGGTGCTGATGGGGTCGGTCGACGGGGCCCTGCGGTCGCTGGAGTGGCTGGCCGGGTTCGGCGCCGACCACGTCGTGCCCGGGCACGGGCCGCTCGCCGACGCCGCGGCGCTGCCCGGCATCCTGGCCGATCACGAGCGTTACTACCGGTTCGTGGCCGGCACCGCGGTGGCCGGGCTCCGGCGCGGGCTGAGCCCTCTGGACGTGGCCCGCCGCGCCGACCTGCGAGACTTCGGGGGCTGGCCTGACGCGGAACGGCTCGTGCTCAACCTGCATCGCGCGTACGCCGACGCGACGCGCACCGACGTGGACCTGGTAGCGGCCTTCGGGGACGCCATGGCGTGGAATCGCGGCCCGTTCCCCACAGCCGTCTGA
- a CDS encoding TetR/AcrR family transcriptional regulator C-terminal domain-containing protein, which translates to MDRGSAPYLRIVEELRRRIAGGELAAGDRLPSTRQIVQEWGVAMATASKVLSRLQEEGLARAVPGVGTVVAGARTQVQDLTRQRIVRAAVRIADEEGLAAVSMRRVAAELGVSAMSLYRHVAGKDELVHLMADAVYGDDPPAERIPRGWREQLELALRQQWRIHRRHSWLARAVSLTRPEFVPNGMAHTDRLLRALDGLGLDANAMMHAVMSLLSYVRGAAVSLEVEEQARTETGITEDDWMLAREGELEALFASGAYPTLAKVVGEPGLDLDLDSVFEFGLRRQLDGVGVLVARVRGGRRD; encoded by the coding sequence GTGGATCGGGGAAGTGCGCCGTACCTCCGGATCGTGGAGGAGTTGCGGCGGCGCATCGCCGGCGGGGAGCTGGCGGCGGGTGATCGGCTGCCGTCCACGCGGCAGATCGTCCAGGAGTGGGGAGTGGCGATGGCCACCGCCAGCAAGGTGCTGAGCAGGCTCCAGGAGGAGGGGCTGGCGCGGGCCGTGCCGGGGGTGGGCACCGTGGTGGCGGGCGCGCGGACGCAGGTACAGGACCTGACCAGGCAGCGCATCGTGCGAGCGGCCGTCAGGATCGCCGACGAGGAAGGTCTCGCGGCCGTCTCCATGCGGCGGGTCGCGGCCGAGCTGGGCGTCTCCGCCATGTCCCTGTACCGGCATGTGGCGGGCAAGGACGAGCTCGTTCACCTGATGGCGGACGCGGTGTACGGGGACGATCCGCCGGCCGAACGGATCCCGCGCGGGTGGCGGGAGCAGCTGGAGCTGGCGTTGCGGCAGCAGTGGCGCATCCACCGGCGGCACTCCTGGCTGGCGCGGGCCGTCTCACTGACCCGGCCCGAGTTCGTGCCCAACGGCATGGCGCACACGGATCGGCTGCTGCGTGCGCTGGACGGGCTCGGGCTGGACGCGAACGCCATGATGCACGCCGTGATGTCGTTGCTGAGTTACGTGCGCGGGGCGGCGGTCAGCCTGGAGGTTGAGGAGCAGGCGCGTACGGAGACGGGGATCACCGAGGATGACTGGATGCTGGCGCGGGAAGGGGAACTGGAGGCGCTGTTCGCCTCCGGGGCCTATCCGACGCTCGCCAAGGTGGTGGGGGAGCCGGGGTTGGACCTGGATCTCGACTCGGTCTTCGAGTTCGGGCTGCGGCGGCAGCTCGATGGGGTGGGGGTGTTGGTGGCCAGGGTGCGGGGTGGGCGGCGCGATTAG
- the rsfS gene encoding ribosome silencing factor yields the protein MTASDRSVQLVRIAAEAAADKLADDILAYDVSEQLVITDAFLLCSATNDRQVRAIVDEIEERLRTEAGAKPVRREGEREGRWVLLDYIDIVVHVQHEEDRTFYALERLWKDCPAISLPESVMQANLQRARA from the coding sequence GTGACCGCATCTGACAGATCCGTCCAGCTCGTGCGCATCGCCGCGGAGGCCGCGGCCGACAAGCTGGCCGATGACATCCTCGCCTACGACGTGAGCGAACAGCTCGTCATCACCGACGCGTTCCTGCTCTGCTCCGCCACCAACGACCGCCAGGTACGCGCCATCGTCGACGAGATCGAGGAGCGGCTGCGCACCGAGGCCGGCGCCAAGCCCGTACGCCGTGAAGGCGAGCGCGAGGGCCGCTGGGTGCTGCTCGACTACATCGACATCGTCGTCCACGTCCAGCACGAGGAAGACCGCACGTTCTACGCGCTCGAACGCCTCTGGAAGGACTGCCCGGCCATCTCGCTGCCGGAGAGCGTCATGCAGGCCAACCTCCAGCGGGCCCGCGCGTGA
- a CDS encoding FAD-dependent monooxygenase — MRDLAILISGAGIAGPALAHWLARHGNHPTIVERAPDIRPGGQAVDFRGAPQLEVLSRMGILDPVRQAQTHMGDIRIVNEHGRRLSSLPSEAFSGEVEILRGTLSRILHDAAPAEYVFGDSITALTETADGVHVTFERSAPRTFDLVVGADGLRSKVRELAFGDTSGRIHHLGMYGAIFSFPGTYGLDHEGVMYSEPASCATIVSTGGRTRAALDFASPPLAYDHHDRAQQEALVEKAFDGLGWEIPRLLAQMRAADDFYFAPAAQVVLSAYSSGRVALLGDAGYAPGPGGMGTGLALIGAYVLAGELAEAGDHETAFSRYESRMRPYVTICQRQAQGADKFLVPRKKSQIWRRNQMMRLLPYMPGKSLIKRMTERAASAIDLTSYATP; from the coding sequence ATGCGCGACCTCGCCATCCTCATCTCCGGCGCAGGCATAGCCGGCCCCGCCCTGGCCCACTGGCTGGCCCGCCACGGCAACCACCCCACCATCGTCGAGCGCGCCCCCGACATCCGCCCGGGCGGCCAGGCGGTCGACTTCCGCGGCGCGCCCCAGCTGGAGGTCCTGTCCCGCATGGGCATCCTCGACCCGGTCCGCCAGGCCCAGACCCACATGGGCGACATCAGGATCGTCAACGAGCACGGCAGGCGCCTGTCGAGCCTGCCCTCGGAGGCGTTCAGCGGGGAGGTGGAGATCCTGCGCGGCACCCTGAGCCGCATCCTGCACGACGCCGCCCCCGCCGAGTACGTCTTCGGCGACTCCATCACCGCACTGACGGAAACCGCCGACGGCGTCCACGTCACCTTCGAACGATCCGCCCCCCGCACGTTCGACCTGGTCGTAGGGGCGGACGGCCTCCGCTCCAAGGTCCGCGAGCTGGCCTTCGGCGACACCTCCGGCAGGATCCACCACCTGGGCATGTACGGCGCGATCTTCTCCTTCCCCGGCACGTACGGCCTCGACCACGAGGGCGTCATGTACAGCGAGCCCGCGAGCTGCGCCACGATCGTCAGCACGGGCGGCCGGACGAGAGCCGCCCTGGACTTCGCCTCGCCCCCGCTCGCCTACGACCACCACGACAGGGCCCAGCAGGAGGCCCTGGTCGAGAAGGCGTTCGACGGGCTGGGCTGGGAGATCCCGCGCCTGCTCGCGCAGATGCGGGCGGCGGACGACTTCTACTTCGCCCCCGCGGCCCAGGTGGTCCTGTCGGCGTACTCGTCCGGCCGGGTGGCGCTGCTCGGCGACGCGGGTTACGCCCCCGGGCCGGGCGGCATGGGCACGGGCCTGGCGCTGATCGGCGCGTACGTGCTGGCGGGCGAGCTGGCCGAGGCCGGCGACCACGAGACCGCCTTCAGCCGGTACGAGAGCCGCATGAGGCCCTATGTCACCATCTGCCAGCGCCAGGCGCAGGGGGCCGACAAGTTCCTGGTTCCCCGGAAGAAGTCCCAGATCTGGCGGCGCAACCAGATGATGCGGCTGCTGCCGTACATGCCGGGCAAGAGCCTCATCAAGCGCATGACCGAACGCGCCGCCTCCGCCATCGACCTCACCTCGTACGCGACGCCCTGA
- the nadD gene encoding nicotinate-nucleotide adenylyltransferase, producing the protein MMNAPGVQGMRRVGVMGGTFDPIHHGHLVAASEVAHHFQLDEVVFVPTGRPYQKSEREVSAPEDRYLMTVIATASNPRFSVSRVDVDRPGPTFTIDTLRDISEIYGPEAQLFFITGADALGAILDWQQADELFELAHFVGCTRPGHTLHDPGLPEGRVTLLEIPALAISSSECRQRVAKGEPIWYLVPDGIVQYINKRGLYHAAG; encoded by the coding sequence ATGATGAATGCGCCTGGTGTGCAGGGGATGAGGCGAGTGGGCGTGATGGGTGGGACGTTCGACCCCATCCACCACGGCCACCTGGTCGCGGCCAGCGAGGTGGCCCATCACTTCCAGCTCGACGAGGTCGTCTTCGTGCCGACGGGGCGGCCGTACCAGAAGTCGGAGCGGGAGGTCTCGGCGCCCGAGGACCGTTACCTGATGACGGTGATCGCGACGGCGTCCAATCCCCGCTTCTCCGTCAGCAGGGTCGACGTGGACCGCCCGGGGCCCACGTTCACGATCGACACCTTGCGCGATATCTCCGAGATTTACGGGCCTGAGGCACAGCTGTTCTTCATCACCGGCGCCGACGCGCTCGGCGCCATCCTCGACTGGCAGCAGGCCGACGAGCTGTTCGAGCTGGCGCATTTCGTCGGCTGCACGCGCCCCGGGCACACGCTGCACGACCCCGGCCTGCCCGAAGGCCGCGTGACGTTGCTGGAAATTCCCGCCCTGGCCATTTCCTCGTCCGAGTGCCGTCAGCGCGTGGCAAAGGGCGAGCCGATTTGGTATCTGGTGCCCGATGGAATCGTCCAGTACATCAACAAGCGCGGGCTGTACCACGCGGCAGGTTGA
- a CDS encoding GNAT family N-acetyltransferase produces MADPEPTSDRLLFLPLSAADAEEMVHVLSAETLYTFTGGTPPTLDELRARYIRQAAGRSPDGTQEWRNWILRRKPAAKAIGYVQATIMDEGRRAEVAWVIGTPWQGQGYASEAAKALLIWLRATGVTTVQAHIHPAHTASATVARNAGLLPTAQFNDGEQLWQRSFTQPPERSPH; encoded by the coding sequence ATGGCCGACCCCGAGCCGACAAGCGATCGGCTCCTCTTCCTCCCCCTGTCGGCAGCCGATGCCGAGGAGATGGTCCACGTCCTCAGCGCGGAAACCCTGTACACCTTCACCGGAGGCACCCCGCCCACCCTGGACGAGTTACGCGCCCGCTACATCCGCCAAGCCGCCGGCCGTTCCCCTGACGGAACCCAGGAATGGCGCAACTGGATCCTCCGCAGGAAACCGGCCGCCAAGGCCATCGGCTACGTCCAGGCCACCATCATGGACGAGGGTCGCCGAGCCGAGGTCGCCTGGGTGATCGGCACACCATGGCAAGGCCAGGGCTACGCCTCCGAAGCCGCCAAGGCCCTGCTCATCTGGCTCCGCGCGACGGGCGTCACCACCGTGCAGGCCCACATCCACCCCGCCCACACCGCCTCCGCCACCGTCGCCCGCAACGCCGGCCTCCTCCCCACCGCCCAGTTCAACGACGGCGAGCAACTCTGGCAACGCTCCTTCACCCAGCCCCCGGAACGTTCCCCCCACTGA
- a CDS encoding glycosyltransferase gives MTTPSSPALPRTSPPLTVTVIIPAHNEEAGLPATLRSIKSQSVPPDKIIVVDDGSTDHTGAVAASYGVTVLRPPGNLGSKAKAQNHALPHCDTDLILAVDADTVLAPDYIEQLKPAFDDPAVQVAAGNVQTRFARTPWERGRSTEYLFGFHWHRPIQQLADSPMVCSGCCSMFRRTALEESGGFPERTIVEDMDFTWSQQAAGRRAVYVSDAVAWAADPETLTYLRKQVWRWMAGFMQNVRLHLPRLLTRKPMLATWVIVALLEILAAPLWWAAPVLLTTAYHEPVPRTLGWWAGAELFLTIPALLYAARRRRLPITQVLLNLPFVYLNKAVNLYYAWKALLVELILVPLRLSRGLVIYEKGR, from the coding sequence GTGACCACGCCCTCCTCCCCCGCACTCCCGCGGACGTCCCCGCCCCTGACCGTCACGGTCATCATCCCGGCCCACAACGAGGAGGCCGGCCTCCCCGCCACCCTCCGCTCCATCAAGTCCCAGTCCGTCCCCCCAGACAAGATCATCGTCGTGGACGACGGCTCCACCGACCACACCGGCGCCGTCGCCGCCTCCTACGGCGTCACGGTCCTGCGCCCACCCGGCAACCTGGGCAGCAAGGCCAAGGCCCAGAACCACGCGCTTCCCCACTGCGACACGGACCTGATCCTGGCGGTCGACGCCGACACCGTCCTGGCCCCCGACTACATCGAGCAGCTCAAGCCCGCTTTCGACGACCCGGCCGTGCAGGTGGCGGCCGGCAACGTACAGACCCGGTTCGCCCGCACCCCGTGGGAGCGCGGAAGGTCCACCGAATACCTCTTCGGCTTCCACTGGCACCGCCCGATCCAGCAGCTGGCGGACAGCCCCATGGTCTGCTCCGGCTGCTGCTCGATGTTCAGGCGCACAGCCCTGGAGGAGTCCGGCGGCTTCCCGGAACGCACCATCGTCGAGGACATGGACTTCACCTGGAGCCAGCAGGCGGCAGGCCGCCGGGCGGTCTACGTCTCCGACGCCGTGGCCTGGGCCGCCGACCCCGAGACCCTCACCTACCTCCGCAAGCAGGTGTGGCGCTGGATGGCCGGCTTCATGCAGAACGTCCGCCTCCACCTTCCCCGCCTGCTCACCCGCAAGCCCATGCTCGCCACCTGGGTCATCGTGGCCCTCCTGGAGATCCTGGCGGCCCCGCTGTGGTGGGCGGCCCCGGTGCTCCTCACCACGGCCTACCACGAGCCGGTGCCCCGCACGCTGGGCTGGTGGGCGGGCGCCGAGCTCTTCCTGACGATCCCCGCCCTCCTCTACGCGGCCAGACGCCGCCGCCTGCCCATCACCCAGGTCCTGCTCAACCTCCCCTTCGTGTACCTGAACAAGGCGGTGAACCTCTACTACGCCTGGAAGGCCCTCCTGGTGGAGCTGATCCTGGTCCCCCTCCGCCTCTCCCGGGGCCTGGTGATCTACGAGAAGGGCCGATGA
- a CDS encoding histidine phosphatase family protein — translation MSRRIVCLRHGQTLWNVEQRFQGHSDIPLDETGVAQAARAASLLASLRPTMIVSSDLMRANDTALALGRLIGLDVAVDKDFRERGGGQWEGLTREEIAARWPDEYAAWEAPDGEPVTDVAARVATAMRRWAARVDDDGLVVVVSHGAALRLGICELLGLPEQLWPALGGLGNCSWSVLQEGRKGWRLLEHNAGTLPEPVHSDDKPEAEA, via the coding sequence ATGAGCCGGCGGATCGTGTGTCTGCGTCACGGGCAGACTCTGTGGAACGTCGAGCAGCGTTTTCAGGGCCACTCCGACATCCCTCTCGACGAGACCGGCGTCGCGCAGGCCGCCAGGGCGGCCTCGCTGCTGGCTTCGCTGCGGCCCACCATGATCGTCTCTTCCGACCTCATGCGGGCCAACGACACCGCCCTGGCCCTCGGGCGGCTGATCGGGCTCGACGTGGCGGTCGACAAGGACTTCCGCGAGCGCGGTGGCGGGCAGTGGGAAGGGCTCACCCGTGAGGAGATCGCCGCGCGCTGGCCCGACGAGTACGCCGCCTGGGAGGCGCCCGACGGCGAGCCCGTCACCGACGTGGCCGCCAGGGTGGCGACCGCGATGCGCCGGTGGGCGGCCCGCGTCGACGACGACGGGCTGGTGGTCGTGGTCTCGCACGGCGCGGCGCTGCGGCTGGGCATCTGCGAGCTGCTCGGGCTGCCCGAGCAGCTGTGGCCCGCGCTGGGCGGGCTGGGCAACTGCTCCTGGTCCGTGTTGCAGGAGGGGCGCAAGGGTTGGCGGCTGCTGGAGCACAACGCCGGCACCCTGCCCGAGCCGGTGCACAGCGACGACAAGCCCGAGGCCGAGGCCTGA
- a CDS encoding LysR family transcriptional regulator: protein MEIRSLRYAVTLAEELHFGRAAQRHFIAAQPFGRHIQRLEREVGRRLFERTSRRVVLTPAGERLVAEARRVLAAVDGLAEAVRSGCDISAAGDRNLSR from the coding sequence ATGGAGATTCGGTCACTTCGCTATGCGGTCACGCTCGCCGAGGAGCTGCACTTCGGGCGGGCCGCGCAGCGGCATTTCATCGCGGCCCAGCCGTTCGGGCGGCACATCCAGCGCCTGGAGCGGGAGGTCGGGCGGCGGCTGTTCGAGCGTACGAGCCGGAGGGTCGTGCTCACGCCGGCCGGGGAGCGGCTGGTCGCGGAGGCCCGCAGGGTGCTGGCGGCGGTGGACGGGCTGGCGGAGGCCGTCCGCTCCGGCTGTGACATCTCGGCGGCGGGGGATCGCAACCTTTCCCGCTGA